The sequence TTGAGCCCGCTGAGATCAGACGTGACCACCGCCTGCCCGACGCCCGTCGGGGCCCGATACTCGCCGAAGATTTCTCGCAATGCGCCCGACCACTCTCCGGTGGTTGCCCCCGCGTGCGCCGCAGCGATCGAGGGTTCCATCATGTTGCGGCCTTCTTTTGCGGCAGCGGCGACATTCGCCAGAGCGGCTTTCACGCTCGCGGCATCGCGCGCGGACCGCCACGCGGTGAGGGAGGCGATCTGCTCCGCTTCGGCCCGCGGATCGACCGTCATGATGCTTTCCTCGGCGGTCGACAGCGGCGAAGGTTCGGCCTCGCGGAACATGTTCACGCCGACAACCACCTGGTCCCCCGCCTCGATCGCCGCCAGGCGCGTGGCATTCGATTCAACGAGGCGCCGCTTCATGTAACTCGTCTCGACCGCGGCGACCGCGCCACCGATCTCCTCGATGCGTGCCAGTTCGCCGCGCGCCTGATAGGCGAGCTGCTCGACTTTTTCCGCAATGACGCGGGAGCCGTCGAAGAGGTCGCCGAATTCAACCAGGTCGGTCTCGAAGGCGACGATCTGCTGCAGGCGCAAGGACCATTGCTGGTCCCACGGACGCGGCAGTCCGAGCGCCTCGTTCCAAGCGGGAAGCTGGACGGCGCGGGCGCGGGCGTCTTTCGACAGCACCACTGCCAGCATCTCGAGCAGGATGCGATAGACGTTGTTTTCCGGCTGCTGCTCCGTCAGGCCCAGCGAGTTGACCTGGACGCCGTAGCGGAAGCGGCGCAGTTTCGGGTCCTGCACACCATATCGCTGCAGGCAGATCTCATCCCAAAGCTCGTTGAACGCCCGCATCTTGCACAGCTCGGTGACGAACCGGATGCCGGCGTTGCAAAGAAGCTGATCCGTCCAACCACCTGCGGGAAGTCGTCCGCCGGAACCTGGCCCGAGGCGCGTACGCCGTCGAGCACGGCGATAGCCGTCGCCAGAGCGTAGGCCAGTTCTTGTTCCGGCGTCGCGCCCGCCTCCTGCAAATGGTACGAGCAGACGTTGATCGGGTTCCACTTCGGAACTTCCTTGTAGGTGAACGAGATGACATCGGAAATCAGCCGCATCGACGGTTCGGGCGGAAAGATATAGGTGCCGCGCGACAGGTATTCTTTGATGATATCGTTCTGCGTCGTACCCGATAGCGCGCTGCGGGCGACGCCGTGCCGCTCCGCCGTCGCGATGTAGAGCGACAAGAGCCATGCGGCCGGCGCGTTGATCGTCATCGACGTGTTCATCTTGTCGAGCGGAATGCCGTCGAGAAGCGTGTCCATGTCGCCGACGTGACAGACCGGGACACCGACCTTGCCGACCTCGCCCTTAGCGAGAACGTGGTCGCTGTCGTATCCGGTCTGCGTCGGAAGATCGAAGGCGATCGACAGTCCCGTCTGGCCGCGGGCGAGATTCTTGCGATAGAGCGCGTTACTCTCCTTGGCCGATGCGTAACCCGAGTATGTCCGGATCAGCCATGGAGCCTGCCGCTTCGGCGCCGCTTGTTTTGCGGTTGCGAACTGTTCGACCATCCCGTTCCTCCCAACGCGCCGGGCGAACCCGCCCGAACGCAGCAAATTGCTTAAGAAATCCGCATCGCAGCGGAGCCGCAGATGCGAACCAAGCTAGCAAATTGTGCGTTGCGAAGAAAGCGGCTACGGTTTAAAACACAACTTCATCTGTCAACGAGGCGATCCGATTAGTGGCGCTCGAAAAGAGGCTGCGCGCGCGCGTTGGCGGCATACCAAGAGCGGTATAATAGGAATTTTTTTTAATCATCAGGCATCGCTGCCCGGGCGCGGAGGGACAAGAATGGTAACGACCATGGAAAAGCAGCTCTACAACATCGGTGAGCAACCGCCCCTCGGCGAAGTTCCCGCGAAGATGAACGCCTGGTTGATCCGCGAGAACCGGTTCGGCCAACCGACCTCATCGTTCCAGAAGGAAGTGGTTGATGTCCCGGCAATCGCCGACGATGACGTTCTCGTCTACGTCATGGCCGCCGGCGTTAATTACAACAACGTCTGGGCTGCTCTCGGTATTCCCGTCAATGTCATCAAGGCGCGGCAGAAAGGTGGCGAGAAAGAAGACTTCCATATTGGCGGATCCGATGCATCGGGTATCGTTTATGCCGTCGGCAAGGATGTCAAGAACGTCAAGGTCGGTGACGAAGTCGTTGTTCACTGCGCGACCTGGGATCGCAATGATCCGTGGGTAACAGCCGGCAATGATCCGATGTATTCGCCATCGTTCCGGATCTGGGGTTACGAGACCAATTTCGGCAGCTTTGCGCAGTTCACGCGTGTGCAGGCGCACCAGTGCATGCCGAAGCCGAAGCACATGACCTGGGAAGAGGCGGCCTCCTACGTTCTCGTCGCCGCGACTGCTTGGCGTATGCTGCATGGCTGGCCGGAACACGAGATGCAGCCGGACGATCCAGTGCTGATCTGGGGCGGTGCCGGCGGGCTCGGCTCGATGGCCATTCAGATCGCCAAGGCTGCCGGCGCCATTCCGGTCGCCGTCGTTTCTGGCGACGACAAGGTCGATTATTGCGTCAAGCTCGGCGCCAAGGGGTGCATCGATCGGCGCAAGTTCGACCACTGGGGCATGCTGCCGCACTGGAAGGACACGGTTGGCTACAATAGCTGGCTGAAGGGGGTTCGCGCCTTCGGCGCCGCGATCTGGGATGTGCTGGGAGAGAAGCGGAGCCCCAAGGTGGTCTTCGAGCATCCGGGCGAGTCCACGATCCCGACCTCGATGTTCGTCTGCGACACGGGCGGTCAGATCGTCATCTGCGCTGGCACAACCGGCTATAATGCTACGATCGATCTGCGCTACCTTTGGATGCGGCAAAAGCGGTTCCAGGGGTCGCACTTCGCCAACGACGAGCAGTGCTATGCGATGAACGAGCTGGCGCTCGCCGGTAAGCTCAATCCCTGCATGTCGCGGGCGTTCACCTACGAAGAACTGCCACTGGCGCATCAACTCATGCATGACAACCAGCATCCGCACGGAAACATGGCGGTCCTGATCGGTGCTCCCGATTTTGGCCTGGGCAAGAGCGCGCCGGCGCCGACTGCCGCCGCCACCCCGACCCTGCCGAAGGGCGATCTCCACGATCCGAAGGCGCGGCATCCCTATCCGGTTTCGGCGCCGCTCCCGGATGTCGCCACGGTCTTCGAAGTGCCGGAGATTCACGACGACGGCACGCTGGTCCGCGATCGCATGCACGCCGGCATCGTCTCGTGTGCCCGGACCGATTCCGTGGCTGCGGCCGGAAAGGTGATGATTGATAACGACATCCATGCGTTGATGGTGATCGAGAACGACCGCGCGGTGGGCGTTCTGTCCCAGACCGACATTGTCCTCGCTCGCCAGGGGCGGACGATGGAAGAGGCGCGGAGCTTGACCGTCGGTTCTGTGATGACCGAAGGGTGTGCCACCATTGATGCGGGCGAGAAGCTGTCGTTCGCCATCTCCGAAATGATGAAGCGGCGGATCCATCGCCTCGTTGTCACCGAAAAGGGCGTGCCGGTCGGCGTTCTGTCGATGACCGACATCGTGCGTAATCTGATCGGCTAACGATCAGCACAAGATCGGGAGGCGTCGGCCGTACGGCGCCTCCCGTTCCAGAAAAACAGCGCGACGAGTCCGGCGCTCACCTCGTCCGCACTCAGGAGGAGAATGACGCCATGGACGTCGCCGTCGCCGAGAAAACAAATCCACTGCTTCAAGACCTCGTCCCGTCCTGCCGCGATGCACTGAGTGCAGCGCAACACCTGCTCGTTGAGGCCCGTAAGGGCGTCTCGGCAATGGTCGTCCGTGGCGGGCGGATCGACGCCGATCTGCTCGACCAGAATCAGACGGCGGCGCACGGTTATGCATGGCTCGCCACGTATGTCGCCGGCCTTCAGCAGATGCTGGCCTGGTCCGAACGGCTTGACGAGGGCGGCCAGCTGACCGAACTCGAGCAGCTCCTTTTGCAGACGGCATTCGGCGAATATCTCTCGCAGATCGCCGGCGGCATTCCGATGACCCAGGTTGAGATCGTCCGGCCCCGCGATATGGGCGTGACCGACGACGCCCTGCAGGCGTTTTGCACGCCCACGGTCACCCGCTTGATCAGTTGCGGCAACTCCGGTGCCGGCAGGATGCGTATCGCCCAGCTGGTCGCCGACGGCAATTTTGGCAATCTTGGCATCGACGAAACACTCGAACTCGTTCGCGACCAGTTCCGCCGCTTCGCCGAAGAGAAGGTCATTCCCTTCGCCCAGGGATGGCACGAGCGCGACGAACTCATCCCTATCGAAATCATCCAGGAGATGGCCGAGCTCGGTGTTTTCGGCCTGACCATTCCCGAGGAATTCGGCGGCCTCGAGATGGAAAAGATGGCAATGTGTGTTGTCACCGAGGAACTCAGCCGCGGCTATATTGGTGTCGGCTCGCTCGGCACCCGCTCGGAAATCGCCGCCGAATTGATCCGCCTCGGGGGAACCGACGAGCAGAAGCACCATTGGCTGCCCAAGCTGGCGTCCGGCGAGATTTTACCGACAGCCGTGTTCACCGAACCGAACACGGGTTCGGACCTGGGCAGCCTTCGCACCCGCGCGGTGAAATCCGGCGACGACTATAAGATTACCGGAAACAAGACCTGGATTACCCACGCCGCCCGCACCGACTTGATGACGCTGCTCGCCCGAACCGACCCTTCGACGAAGGACTGGAAGGGTCTGTCGATGTTCCTTGCCGAAAAGCCACGCGGCGAGCCCGGCAATCCGTTCCCGGCCGAAGGCATGACCGGCGGCGAGATCGCCGTGCTCGGGTATCGCGGCATGAAGGAGTACGAACTCGGCTTTGACGACTTCACCGTGCCGGCGAAAAACCTTCTGGGGCAGCACGAAGGCCAAGGCTTCAAGCAGCTCATGGCGACATTCGAAAGCGCCCGCATCCAAACTGCTGCGCGGGCCGTCGGCGTTGCCCAGAACGCCCTGGAACTTGGAATGAAGTACGGTCAGGAACGGATTCAGTTCGGCCGGCCGATCTTCGAGTTCCCGCGTGTCGCTGCCAAGGTTGCGTGGATGGTGGTCGAAACGATGATCGCCCGGCAACTCACCTACGACAGCGCCCGGCAGAAAGACAGTGATCGCCGCTGTGATATCGAGGCCGGCATGGCCAAGCTGCTCGCCGCCCGGGTGGCATGGTCGAACGCCGATAACGCGTTGCAGATCCACGGTGGGAACGGCTACGCGCTTGAATATCCGATCTCGCGGGTCCTGTGCGACTCGCGCATCCTCAGCGTGTTCGAGGGCGCGGCGGAGATCCAGGCGCAGGTCATCGCTCGCGGGCTGCTGTCGGCACGAAGCTGACCGCGCTTCGCCATCGGCCGCCGAGACGTCTTATCCCGCGAGGTTTCGCTCTCTTCCCCGAGACCTCGCGGGTCTCGCGCGCCGGGTGACCGACCTGTTGATCTGCACGGCGCTCGAGGTCTCGATAAGAGGCGGAATTGCATCAAGCCATCGAAGCGGTCCCGCTTTAGCCGTATCGTTCGTTTAGCGGGTGACCCGCCGCCATGGGTCGATTATAAATGGTGATATGAATAGTATTCTTCCGGTGCTTCTGGGTATCGCCATGCTCGCGACGGTGGTCATTCTCGTCGCCGGCATCATCGCCTTCGCGTTTAACAGCGGACTCAATGCGAAGTATTCGCATACCTTGATGAAGGCGCGCGTCGTTTGCCAAGGGGTTGCGATCGCGCTGTTCGGGGCCATCATGCTGTTGCATCTCGCCTGACCTGGGAGCGCGTGGGGGCCGCAACGCGTGAAGCGGGCGGAAACCGAACGAGGTGCCGGCGTTTCGTGGCGCGAGAGGGCGGCGGGACGGAACGGCCTCTTCAGCGCTCGATAGGGAGCAGCGAAATGGTAACCTTGACCCGTATCTATACGCGCGGCGGTGACGCCGGAGAGACGTCGTTGGGTAACGGTGCGCGCGTGCCGAAGTATGACCGGCGTGTCGAGGCGTACGGAACCGTCGACGAGGCCAACGCGGTGATCGGCATCGCCCGCCTGCACGCAAACGCGCAGGCCGACGAAATGCTCGCGCGCATTCAGAACGACCTGTTTGACCTCGGCGCGGACCTCTGCACGCCCGAAGGCGGCCGAAAGAGCGAAGACGCGCTACGCATCGTCGATTCTCAGGTCGAGCGCCTCGAGCGTGAGATCGACGCGATGAACGCCGAGCTTAAACCGCTCGCCTCGTTCATTCTGCCCGGGGGAACCGCAGTCGCCGCGCACCTGCACCTAGCCCGGACGGTGGCACGCCGCGCCGAACGCATCATCTGCGATGTGGCGGCGACGGACCAGATCAATCCCGCCGCCGTGCGCTACGTCAACCGGCTTTCCGATCATCTTTTCGTCCTCGCGCGCTGGGAGAACGAAAAGGGGATACGCGACGTTTTGTGGGTGCCCGGCGGCAACCGGTAGCCGCGCGCGATTATCGCCGCCGTCAGATCACCGGACGGCTTGCCGAGCTGGAAGTGAAGACCGCGGGGAAGCTTGTTCGCAGCGCCGCGTCCACGTCCGCCATGTCGACGTCGAGTCCGAGCGCCCTCAGAGACGTAACGCCGCGATCGGCGATGCCGCAGGGCACGATGCCGGCGAAATGTTCGAGGTTGGGGGCGACGTTGAGCGCGAAGCCGTGGAAGCTGACCCAGCGGCGGACACGGACGCCGATCGCCGCGATTTTCGCCTCGCCCGCGAAGCCCGTATCGACCCAGATCCCGATCCGGCCCGGGCTGGTATGGGCCTTGATCTCGAATGACGCGAGCGATGCGATTAACCACGCCTCGAGGCTGGCGACAAAGTTATGGACATCCGCGCCGCGTCGCTTCAGGTCGAGCATGACGTACCCGACGCGTTGACCAGGGCCGTGGTAGGTGATGCGCCCGCCGCGACCGGTGCGGTAAACGGGAAATCGCTGTCGATCGAGCAGTTCGGCGTCGGCGGCGCTGGTGCCGCAGGTATAGATCGGCGGGTGCTCGAGCAGCCAGATCGCCTCCGGCGCCTGCGCCGCGATGATGGCGTTCACCCGGCGTTCCATGAATTGGAGCGCCGTTGGATAGGCGACCGGCGCAACGCTCTTGAGCCATTCATGCCGATCATCGTCGCCGACTGCGAAAGGTCGCGTGGCGCGCGCGCAACCTTGACGTTGCATAGACGTAACCTTAGTGTGCGGCTCGGGGCGCGGGACAAGGCCTGTGGCGACGCCCTCTGCCTCGGCGCATGGCGGGAACAATTCCGCCTTTCCCGAAGACTAGATAACCATCAGAGAAGGGCGCGGGTCGTTCATGAAAATCCTCGTCTGCATAAAGCGCGTTGTCGACTACAACGTCAAGATCCGTGTCAAACCGGACAAGACGGGCGTCGAAACAGCAAACGTCAAAATGTCGATGAACCCGTTCGACGAGATCGGGGTCGAAGAGGCCGTACGGCTTAAGGAAGCGGGTAAAGCAAAGGAGATCATCGCGGTCTCTATGGGGCCGGCGCAGGCACAAGAAACGATCCGCACCGCGCTTGCGATCGGTGCAGACCGCGGAATCCTCGTGCAGGCGGATGAGGACCTGCAGCCGCTGGCGGTCGCCAAGCTTCTCAAGTCGATCATCGATAAGGAGCAGCCAAGCCTCGTCTTTCTTGGCAAGCAGGCGATCGACGACGATTCGAATCAGACGGGGCAAATGCTTGCCGGCCTCCTTGGCTGGCCGCAGGCGACGTTCGCATCGAAGGTTACGGTCGGCGACGACGGGCTGTCGGTCACGCGCGAAGTCGACGGCGGACTCGAATCGCTCGAACTCAAGCTTCCGGCGGTGGTGACTGTCGATCTGCGACTGAATACCCCCCGGTACGCGAGCCTGCCGAACATCATGAAGGCGAAGAAGAAGCCGATCGAGACGATCAAGGCGGCGGAGGCCGGCATCGATATCGCGTCGCGGCTGACGACCGTGCAGGTCGAAGAGCCGGCGAAGCGAAAAGCCGGCGTGAAGGTGGGCAGCGTCGCTGAACTGATCGAGAAACTCCGCAACGAGGCGAAGGTGATCTGATGAGCGTTCTCGTTCTTGTCGAACACGACAATACACACCTCAAGCCCGCAACCTTGAACACCGTGACGGCGGCGCTGGCGCTCGGCTCGCCAACGCTGCTGGTTGTCGGATCGGGCTGTGCTGCGGTCGCTGACGCCGCGGCGAAGATCGCCGGCGTCGAAAAGGTCCTCCTCGCCGACGCGCCGTTTCACGCGCATCCGCTGGCGGAATCGATCGCGCCGCTGATCGTCGGTCTCGCGCCTGGCTATACCCACATCCTCGCCGCAGCGACGACGACCGGCAAGAATGTCCTACCGCGTGCGGCGGCCCTTCTCGATGTCGCTATGCTCTCGGATGTCAGTGCGGTCGTCGATGCCGATACCTTCGTCAGGCCGATCTATGCCGGGAATGCCATGGCCACGGTGAAGAGCAGCGACGCGATCAAGGTTATTTCCGTCCGCACCACCGGCTTCGACGCGGCGGCGGCGGATGGCGGCTCGGCTACGGTCGAAACCATCGATCCGGGCAGCGAGTCGGCGTTAACCAAGGTCGTCGGTCAGGAATTGACCAAGAGCGAACGGCCGGAATTGACCGCGGCACGCGTGATCGTCGCTGGCGGTCGCGGCATGGGTAATGGCGAGAACTTCAAGCTGATCGATGCCATTGCCGATAAACTCGGCGCGGCGGTCGGCGCATCCAGAGCGGCGGTTGACGCCGGGTTCGTGCCCAATGACTATCAGGTCGGGCAGACCGGCAAGGTCGTCGCGCCGGAGCTCTATATCGCTGTGGGTATTTCCGGCGCTATCCAGCATCTCGCCGGAATGAAGGACTCGAAAGTGATCGTCGCCATCAATAAGGATGAGGAGGCGCCGATTTTCCAGGTTGCCGATTATGGCCTCGTTGCCGACCTCTTCCAGGCATTGCCCGAATTGGCCGCCTCGTTGCAGAAGTGAAATACGGTCGCAGGACGCCGCCAGGAGCTTCGTGAATGGGTCGCAACAACGTCGGCGTGATCGGCGCAGGGCAGATGGGCACCGGCATTGTCCATGTCTGCGCCGAATCCGGGTTTGATGTCTACTTCATGGACATCAGCCAGGAGCGGCTGGACGAGTCGGTAAAAAGCATCGAAGAGGAGTTTTCCCGGCTCGTCGAAAAAGGACGGCTGAGCGCGGAATCAGCGCGCTCAGCCCTCTTGCGGATCACGACAGGCACTGGCTATGACGGCTTTCGCGACTGCCACGTCATCATCGAGGCGGCAGTCGAAGATGAGGCGGTGAAGAAGTCGATCTTTAAGCAGCTTTGCCCCGTCTTGCCGCCGGATGCGATCATCACCACCAATACATCGACGCTGTCCATTACCCGCCTTGCCGCGCAGACCGACCGCCCCGGCCGCTTTCTCGGCACGCATTTTATGAATCCGGTGCCGAAGATGGAGCTCGTCGAGCTCATTCGCGGCATTGCCACGGAGGAAGACACCTATCGAGAGCTTCACGACTTTGCGATCCAGCTCCATAAGATCCCGATCAGCGCCGAGGATTTTCCGGCGTTTGTCGTCAATCGGATCGTAATGCCGATGATCAATGAAGCCATCTACACCCTTTACGAGGGCGTTGGATCGGTCGAGAGCATCGATACCGCAATGCGCCTCGGCACCCATCATCCAATGGGACCGCTCGAACTGGCCGATTTCATCGGTCTCGACACGTGCCTCGGCGTGATGCATACGTTGCATGATGGCTTGTCTGATTCGAAATACCGGCCTTGTCCGCTCTTGGTCAAGTACGTCGAGGCAGGGTGGCTCGGGCGTAAGGCTGGGCGGGGCTTTTACGACTACTCCGGCGACCGTCCGGTACCCACGCGATAGACGGCAAGGGATTATCGACGACGTCGGCAAAAGTCTGTCGAACGGTGGCAGCGCATTGAGAGAGGCGCTGCTGGGGCAAGGGTTGGTCATTGCTCATGCCGTCCGCCCATTTCCCAAGCGTGACCGGTGGTTGCGTCTAGAAGGAATGAACGGTGCATGATGCTACGAACAAGCGGTTACGGAGTGCGATCACGACGTGGAGCCATTAGAGTTCAATAGTTTCGTCGTTCGTATCGCCGAGACTCCCGCTGAGATCGACGCCGCGCAGGCGCTCCGATACCGCGTGTTTTACGAGGAAATGGCGGCGAGCCCAACCCGGGAGGTACTCGAAAAACGTCGCGACTTCGACGCCTTCGATGATGTCTGTGACCATCTGCTGGTCATCGATCGTGCCCGCCGGAACGGTTCCGCTGGTGTGGTCGGCACC is a genomic window of Rhodospirillales bacterium containing:
- the ccrA gene encoding crotonyl-CoA carboxylase/reductase, whose amino-acid sequence is MEKQLYNIGEQPPLGEVPAKMNAWLIRENRFGQPTSSFQKEVVDVPAIADDDVLVYVMAAGVNYNNVWAALGIPVNVIKARQKGGEKEDFHIGGSDASGIVYAVGKDVKNVKVGDEVVVHCATWDRNDPWVTAGNDPMYSPSFRIWGYETNFGSFAQFTRVQAHQCMPKPKHMTWEEAASYVLVAATAWRMLHGWPEHEMQPDDPVLIWGGAGGLGSMAIQIAKAAGAIPVAVVSGDDKVDYCVKLGAKGCIDRRKFDHWGMLPHWKDTVGYNSWLKGVRAFGAAIWDVLGEKRSPKVVFEHPGESTIPTSMFVCDTGGQIVICAGTTGYNATIDLRYLWMRQKRFQGSHFANDEQCYAMNELALAGKLNPCMSRAFTYEELPLAHQLMHDNQHPHGNMAVLIGAPDFGLGKSAPAPTAAATPTLPKGDLHDPKARHPYPVSAPLPDVATVFEVPEIHDDGTLVRDRMHAGIVSCARTDSVAAAGKVMIDNDIHALMVIENDRAVGVLSQTDIVLARQGRTMEEARSLTVGSVMTEGCATIDAGEKLSFAISEMMKRRIHRLVVTEKGVPVGVLSMTDIVRNLIG
- a CDS encoding electron transfer flavoprotein subunit beta/FixA family protein, with the translated sequence MKILVCIKRVVDYNVKIRVKPDKTGVETANVKMSMNPFDEIGVEEAVRLKEAGKAKEIIAVSMGPAQAQETIRTALAIGADRGILVQADEDLQPLAVAKLLKSIIDKEQPSLVFLGKQAIDDDSNQTGQMLAGLLGWPQATFASKVTVGDDGLSVTREVDGGLESLELKLPAVVTVDLRLNTPRYASLPNIMKAKKKPIETIKAAEAGIDIASRLTTVQVEEPAKRKAGVKVGSVAELIEKLRNEAKVI
- the lipB gene encoding lipoyl(octanoyl) transferase LipB gives rise to the protein MQRQGCARATRPFAVGDDDRHEWLKSVAPVAYPTALQFMERRVNAIIAAQAPEAIWLLEHPPIYTCGTSAADAELLDRQRFPVYRTGRGGRITYHGPGQRVGYVMLDLKRRGADVHNFVASLEAWLIASLASFEIKAHTSPGRIGIWVDTGFAGEAKIAAIGVRVRRWVSFHGFALNVAPNLEHFAGIVPCGIADRGVTSLRALGLDVDMADVDAALRTSFPAVFTSSSASRPVI
- a CDS encoding cob(I)yrinic acid a,c-diamide adenosyltransferase, whose translation is MVTLTRIYTRGGDAGETSLGNGARVPKYDRRVEAYGTVDEANAVIGIARLHANAQADEMLARIQNDLFDLGADLCTPEGGRKSEDALRIVDSQVERLEREIDAMNAELKPLASFILPGGTAVAAHLHLARTVARRAERIICDVAATDQINPAAVRYVNRLSDHLFVLARWENEKGIRDVLWVPGGNR
- a CDS encoding acyl-CoA/acyl-ACP dehydrogenase, with product MDVAVAEKTNPLLQDLVPSCRDALSAAQHLLVEARKGVSAMVVRGGRIDADLLDQNQTAAHGYAWLATYVAGLQQMLAWSERLDEGGQLTELEQLLLQTAFGEYLSQIAGGIPMTQVEIVRPRDMGVTDDALQAFCTPTVTRLISCGNSGAGRMRIAQLVADGNFGNLGIDETLELVRDQFRRFAEEKVIPFAQGWHERDELIPIEIIQEMAELGVFGLTIPEEFGGLEMEKMAMCVVTEELSRGYIGVGSLGTRSEIAAELIRLGGTDEQKHHWLPKLASGEILPTAVFTEPNTGSDLGSLRTRAVKSGDDYKITGNKTWITHAARTDLMTLLARTDPSTKDWKGLSMFLAEKPRGEPGNPFPAEGMTGGEIAVLGYRGMKEYELGFDDFTVPAKNLLGQHEGQGFKQLMATFESARIQTAARAVGVAQNALELGMKYGQERIQFGRPIFEFPRVAAKVAWMVVETMIARQLTYDSARQKDSDRRCDIEAGMAKLLAARVAWSNADNALQIHGGNGYALEYPISRVLCDSRILSVFEGAAEIQAQVIARGLLSARS
- a CDS encoding electron transfer flavoprotein subunit alpha/FixB family protein; its protein translation is MSVLVLVEHDNTHLKPATLNTVTAALALGSPTLLVVGSGCAAVADAAAKIAGVEKVLLADAPFHAHPLAESIAPLIVGLAPGYTHILAAATTTGKNVLPRAAALLDVAMLSDVSAVVDADTFVRPIYAGNAMATVKSSDAIKVISVRTTGFDAAAADGGSATVETIDPGSESALTKVVGQELTKSERPELTAARVIVAGGRGMGNGENFKLIDAIADKLGAAVGASRAAVDAGFVPNDYQVGQTGKVVAPELYIAVGISGAIQHLAGMKDSKVIVAINKDEEAPIFQVADYGLVADLFQALPELAASLQK
- a CDS encoding 3-hydroxybutyryl-CoA dehydrogenase; the protein is MGRNNVGVIGAGQMGTGIVHVCAESGFDVYFMDISQERLDESVKSIEEEFSRLVEKGRLSAESARSALLRITTGTGYDGFRDCHVIIEAAVEDEAVKKSIFKQLCPVLPPDAIITTNTSTLSITRLAAQTDRPGRFLGTHFMNPVPKMELVELIRGIATEEDTYRELHDFAIQLHKIPISAEDFPAFVVNRIVMPMINEAIYTLYEGVGSVESIDTAMRLGTHHPMGPLELADFIGLDTCLGVMHTLHDGLSDSKYRPCPLLVKYVEAGWLGRKAGRGFYDYSGDRPVPTR
- a CDS encoding HIG1 domain-containing protein — encoded protein: MNSILPVLLGIAMLATVVILVAGIIAFAFNSGLNAKYSHTLMKARVVCQGVAIALFGAIMLLHLA